A single Chryseobacterium sp. DNA region contains:
- a CDS encoding DUF6493 family protein, protein MVSYHSKVVGRKKIDRKRFLKECLLASNRNFNKNVTGWFMDTFTVLKPTDDELADLQDELLAGLASVQSKAVNTILAHLKKIVSSPLFKTDEFSHYLPNLLSSEVKTVVMASLSVTEKIFQKRSINPEMLGIALSTAFVSKDDGIQSKAAKIILKYIPVSENIRDALSHYSDNILTNVRPILEKYIDAQQHELEDLATEKLVLAGNENKIREPENFEDLMFLLPLAIENPGTYYYDLALAGLIRFAGDADAESVKLIEPVFQKACKTIARWEVPYFNVILCNLIINYGLDVLAKFPVQLKNLEKIYQKISDEETVRESYSSYDKKLGPLQGIGIGATAMKVYKEIAMAAYHKMRSGDQTPLLSTITHLPCWIDPVQLVERFEIYQNQNIEPDPLDVQLALQRCALDNTSEALTLVEKKLKGEYKELLLFFFGKNGTPKGKFEHPSWWMTAGITRSPGMVFEEFKNLGYGNIPREFFSGIYDWKTIDSKKNSYYPAELTITIPKYHLEKRKDSLLLEYFIAEQKDFSEAPAFMWSFPNVPGNILAKVIKTCLFYSGMAEVYERNLVLNTAQSLYQIKKPLDEMGYLFLGTIFMDGDKTIRGIAAEIWLEHVAHQMIDNSRLGKVMGLHEKLEWAPVKRLTDLMQHQMLNVSKNHNQALEELISGALLQMDKPVTNLKKLLEVYHEVLALNQSEANNKVKEKLSDWKENSSLKKICNLLLKK, encoded by the coding sequence ATGGTTTCCTATCATTCAAAAGTTGTCGGCAGAAAAAAAATTGACAGAAAAAGATTTTTAAAGGAATGTCTTTTAGCTTCCAATAGGAATTTTAATAAAAATGTAACAGGTTGGTTTATGGATACTTTTACCGTATTAAAACCAACGGATGACGAGCTGGCGGATCTCCAGGACGAATTGCTGGCAGGGTTAGCTTCTGTACAGTCAAAAGCGGTCAATACCATCCTGGCCCATTTGAAAAAAATTGTTTCATCTCCTTTATTCAAGACTGATGAATTTTCCCATTACCTTCCCAACCTGCTGAGTTCTGAGGTTAAAACGGTAGTGATGGCAAGCCTCAGTGTAACAGAAAAGATTTTTCAGAAAAGAAGCATCAATCCTGAAATGTTAGGGATTGCTTTAAGCACAGCGTTTGTCAGTAAAGATGATGGGATACAGTCTAAAGCGGCAAAAATTATTCTGAAATATATTCCTGTTTCAGAAAATATCCGGGATGCTCTTTCTCATTATTCAGATAATATCCTGACGAACGTAAGGCCTATTTTAGAGAAATATATTGATGCCCAGCAGCATGAGCTGGAAGATCTGGCCACAGAAAAATTAGTATTGGCAGGGAACGAAAATAAGATCCGGGAACCTGAAAACTTTGAAGATCTGATGTTTTTACTTCCGCTGGCTATAGAAAATCCGGGGACATATTATTATGATCTTGCTTTGGCCGGGCTGATTCGTTTTGCCGGTGATGCAGATGCAGAATCTGTGAAATTAATTGAACCCGTATTTCAGAAAGCCTGTAAAACGATTGCCAGATGGGAAGTTCCTTATTTTAACGTAATACTTTGCAATCTGATTATTAATTACGGGTTGGATGTATTGGCAAAATTTCCTGTCCAATTGAAAAACCTGGAAAAAATCTATCAAAAGATCAGTGATGAAGAGACCGTAAGAGAATCCTATTCCAGTTATGATAAGAAATTGGGTCCGCTACAGGGAATCGGGATAGGAGCTACGGCTATGAAGGTGTATAAAGAAATTGCGATGGCTGCCTACCATAAAATGCGGTCAGGAGATCAGACACCTTTGCTGTCGACAATAACTCATTTACCCTGTTGGATTGATCCTGTACAACTGGTGGAAAGATTTGAAATCTATCAGAATCAAAATATTGAACCTGACCCGCTGGATGTTCAGCTTGCATTACAGCGATGTGCTTTGGACAATACCTCTGAGGCACTCACGCTGGTTGAGAAAAAATTAAAAGGCGAGTATAAAGAGCTTTTGCTGTTCTTCTTCGGAAAAAATGGGACCCCAAAAGGAAAGTTTGAGCATCCATCATGGTGGATGACTGCAGGAATTACCCGGTCTCCCGGAATGGTTTTTGAAGAATTTAAAAATTTGGGGTACGGAAATATTCCCCGGGAGTTTTTTTCAGGGATCTATGACTGGAAAACAATTGACAGCAAAAAGAACTCGTATTATCCTGCAGAACTCACGATTACAATTCCAAAATATCATCTTGAAAAAAGAAAAGATTCTCTTCTTTTGGAATATTTCATTGCAGAACAAAAGGACTTCTCTGAAGCGCCCGCTTTTATGTGGAGTTTTCCTAATGTTCCTGGCAATATCCTGGCAAAGGTTATTAAAACCTGCCTTTTCTATTCAGGAATGGCTGAAGTGTATGAACGAAATCTCGTGCTGAATACCGCTCAGTCCCTTTACCAAATTAAGAAACCGCTGGATGAAATGGGATACCTGTTTTTGGGAACCATTTTTATGGATGGAGATAAAACAATAAGAGGAATAGCCGCTGAAATATGGCTGGAACATGTTGCTCATCAGATGATCGACAATTCCCGATTGGGAAAAGTGATGGGTTTGCATGAAAAGCTGGAATGGGCACCTGTTAAAAGATTGACTGATCTTATGCAGCATCAAATGCTTAATGTCAGCAAAAATCATAATCAAGCATTAGAAGAATTAATCTCCGGTGCATTGCTTCAGATGGATAAACCCGTTACAAACCTGAAAAAACTCCTGGAGGTTTATCATGAAGTTTTGGCTTTAAATCAGTCGGAAGCCAATAATAAAGTAAAAGAAAAATTAAGCGACTGGAAAGAAAACTCAAGCCTGAAAAAAATCTGCAATCTTCTTCTAAAAAAATAA
- a CDS encoding SWIM zinc finger family protein, with amino-acid sequence MEDTLIYNYSGSSSLVKKGALEELFLAQYSEIQKNTDVPCFFWGNVGQPFIVARCLITLSNIVKSSFNLSPFQMALLKDPIVTAGNERLRFEGFSHCAGVYARVDVLPEGLDGEFLENGTTNVDFNQPMIMALGSIRPNENIMLSVGEKEVGLYKEEQKLVERKVPLPVKWIKGLGTVQVYLSESEKRHCFNKIQTQQLFRGMPKGVVKSDYYLIVRGNKPMFSPVKSADAVCVGGIHRLRLLEPLLPYIDYMQVFAHPHMKSATWQLYMGNIRFSFSLSRESWRGFSGEGAVLDSLITDVSDEWIDALDKYAYANQSFNAAALAMEENISLKKVSDLTGRLAAMGMLGYDLDDNGFFYRRLPFKLSRILGLNPRMKNAERLIEEGKVEVLNSNNERTEARVEGTGVHHTVIIEGDKERCTCEWFSKYQGERGPCKHVLAVKKIIST; translated from the coding sequence ATGGAAGATACGCTTATTTACAACTATTCCGGGTCATCATCTTTGGTAAAGAAGGGGGCCTTGGAAGAACTGTTTCTTGCCCAATATAGTGAGATACAAAAAAATACCGATGTTCCCTGCTTTTTCTGGGGAAATGTAGGGCAGCCCTTTATTGTGGCAAGATGCCTGATCACGCTTTCCAATATTGTAAAGTCCAGCTTTAATCTCTCGCCATTTCAAATGGCATTGCTTAAAGATCCGATTGTAACGGCCGGAAATGAACGGCTGAGATTTGAAGGATTTTCGCATTGTGCAGGCGTGTATGCAAGGGTAGATGTCCTGCCGGAAGGATTAGACGGAGAATTTTTGGAAAACGGAACAACGAACGTAGACTTTAACCAGCCCATGATTATGGCTTTAGGAAGCATCCGTCCCAATGAGAATATAATGCTTTCCGTTGGTGAAAAAGAAGTGGGGCTGTATAAGGAAGAGCAAAAATTAGTGGAAAGAAAAGTTCCGCTGCCTGTAAAATGGATCAAAGGCCTGGGGACCGTTCAGGTCTATTTATCGGAATCAGAAAAACGGCATTGTTTCAATAAGATTCAGACACAGCAGCTATTCAGGGGAATGCCGAAAGGAGTGGTGAAATCAGACTACTATCTGATTGTTCGTGGAAATAAGCCGATGTTTTCACCTGTAAAATCGGCCGATGCTGTTTGTGTAGGAGGGATTCACAGGCTTCGCCTTCTTGAGCCTCTTCTTCCGTACATTGATTATATGCAGGTTTTTGCCCATCCCCATATGAAGTCTGCAACATGGCAACTGTATATGGGGAATATCAGATTCAGTTTTTCTTTATCGAGAGAAAGCTGGAGAGGATTTTCAGGAGAAGGGGCTGTACTGGATAGCTTAATTACCGATGTTTCTGATGAATGGATCGATGCTTTAGATAAATATGCCTATGCCAATCAGTCTTTTAATGCAGCAGCGCTGGCTATGGAAGAAAATATCAGCCTTAAGAAAGTTTCAGATCTTACCGGAAGATTGGCGGCAATGGGAATGCTGGGATATGATCTGGATGACAACGGATTTTTCTACCGCCGATTGCCGTTTAAATTAAGCCGTATTTTAGGTTTAAATCCCCGTATGAAAAATGCTGAAAGGCTGATCGAAGAAGGAAAAGTTGAAGTTTTAAACAGCAATAACGAAAGAACAGAAGCCAGAGTGGAAGGAACCGGCGTGCACCATACCGTAATTATTGAAGGCGATAAAGAACGTTGTACCTGTGAATGGTTCAGTAAATATCAGGGGGAAAGAGGCCCCTGTAAACATGTTTTGGCCGTTAAGAAAATAATAAGCACATAA
- a CDS encoding VOC family protein: MIKGLYETHVQVSNLENAIQFYTEVLGLKLAHRDETRPIAFLWIGEGKDFMLGLWEQKENLQPRHFAFTSTREDILNYSVEFLENRDLRPYNFLKNGTVQPMVFAWMPALAIYFNDPDGNQLEFISVLEGKGRPELGVLTYEEWMKQV, from the coding sequence ATGATTAAAGGATTATATGAAACTCACGTTCAGGTAAGTAATTTGGAAAATGCGATACAGTTTTATACAGAAGTATTGGGATTAAAGCTAGCCCATAGAGATGAAACAAGGCCTATAGCATTTTTGTGGATCGGAGAAGGAAAGGATTTCATGTTAGGATTATGGGAACAGAAGGAAAATCTTCAGCCCAGGCATTTTGCATTTACAAGCACCCGGGAAGATATTTTGAATTACTCGGTGGAGTTTTTGGAAAACAGGGATCTAAGGCCTTATAACTTTCTGAAAAATGGAACTGTTCAGCCTATGGTATTTGCATGGATGCCGGCTTTGGCTATTTATTTTAATGATCCGGATGGCAATCAGCTTGAATTCATTTCTGTTCTGGAAGGCAAAGGAAGACCAGAATTGGGTGTTCTCACCTATGAGGAGTGGATGAAACAGGTATAA